In Triticum aestivum cultivar Chinese Spring chromosome 5B, IWGSC CS RefSeq v2.1, whole genome shotgun sequence, the following proteins share a genomic window:
- the LOC123113847 gene encoding chemocyanin encodes MKGVRGMAVVMALALAGMVATSSAAVYQVGGSSGWTILGNVNYADWAGKQTFKVGDVIEFKYPQGIHNVLEVNKADYSSCTNSTPIATHTSGDDKVTIKSPGHRFFICGVPGHCAAGQKLNVRVLKSQKARSSAPSPSPAPSATAPAPAAASPRAGDTSGSSASTPPAAATSSDGGAATTAPAPNSNGAGVVRAGYAVALAVAASMTMLQ; translated from the exons atgaagGGCGTGAGGGGCATGGCCGTGGTGATGGCGCTGGCGCTGGCCGGCATGGTGGCGACCTCGTCGGCGGCCGTCTACCAGGTCGGCGGCTCCTCCGGGTGGACCATCCTCGGCAACGTCAACTACGCCGACTGGGCGGGGAAGCAGACCTTCAAAGTGGGGGACGTCATCG AGTTCAAGTACCCGCAGGGCATCCACAACGTGCTGGAGGTGAACAAGGCGGACTACAGCAGCTGCACCAATTCGACGCCCATCGCCACCCACACCTCCGGCGACGACAAGGTCACCATCAAGAGCCCCGGCCACCGCTTCTTCATCTGCGGCGTGCCGGGCCACTGCGCCGCCGGCCAGAAGCTCAACGTCCGCGTGCTCAAGTCACAGAAGGCCCGCTCCTcggccccgtccccgtccccggcGCCCTCCGCCACCGCGCCGGCGCCGGCTGCGGCGTCCCCGCGCGCCGGAGACACCAGCGGGAGCAGCGCCTCGACCCCTCCCGCCGCGGCGACGTCGTCTGACGGAGGGGCAGCGACGACCGCGCCCGCGCCCAACTCCAACGGCGCCGGCGTCGTCCGCGCGGGCTATGCCGTGGCATTGGCCGTGGCCGCGTCCATGACGATGCTACAGTAG